A window from Leptothermofonsia sichuanensis E412 encodes these proteins:
- a CDS encoding ParB-like protein, with amino-acid sequence MPTLPDYNPNLSSGTLSLAAVDLLHPAQVALGYREVDYRIQQFQAMTPDELDAYLLEHFLPIVIAPDRLPYVVDHHHRARAIQMTGLRETVYVKVWENCKDWSRAEFWQLMQEKAWVYPYDKEGQQIDLEAIPASLDQLQDDPYRSLAWGVLQAGGYARSDVPFQEFLWGNYFRQHLSFENTEAGFQQAVNAALQLCRLPAASHLPGYISGKAL; translated from the coding sequence ATGCCAACTCTACCAGACTACAATCCAAACCTGTCTTCAGGTACGCTCAGTCTTGCGGCGGTTGACTTGCTGCATCCGGCTCAAGTGGCATTGGGCTATCGAGAAGTAGACTACCGAATTCAACAGTTTCAGGCAATGACGCCCGATGAGTTAGATGCTTACCTGTTGGAGCATTTTCTACCGATTGTGATTGCGCCCGATCGCCTGCCCTATGTAGTGGATCACCATCATCGTGCCCGTGCCATCCAGATGACGGGTTTACGAGAAACCGTCTATGTCAAAGTATGGGAAAACTGCAAAGATTGGTCTAGGGCTGAGTTCTGGCAATTGATGCAGGAGAAAGCCTGGGTGTATCCCTACGACAAAGAAGGGCAACAAATTGATCTTGAAGCCATTCCAGCCAGTTTAGACCAGTTGCAGGATGACCCTTACCGCAGTTTAGCCTGGGGCGTTTTACAGGCAGGCGGCTATGCCAGATCCGATGTCCCTTTCCAGGAGTTCTTGTGGGGCAATTATTTTCGTCAGCACCTTTCGTTTGAGAACACCGAGGCAGGCTTTCAACAGGCAGTTAACGCGGCATTGCAGTTGTGTCGATTGCCTGCAGCAAGCCATTTGCCCGGTTACATTTCCGGCAAGGCTTTGTAG
- a CDS encoding IS630 family transposase yields MRFAYRLWSFTIDPRNLVFIDETGIHLAMTRLSGRAPIGERLYDTEAPGDGGKNISLIGGMSIDGLIASMSIVGSVNTDVFLFYIQEILIPQLWVGAIVLMDNLPVHHASVVQAAIESVGAKVVFLPPYSPDLSPIELCWSKLKQLLRSAKARTQEALDQALTRIINECISADDALGWFNHCGLFI; encoded by the coding sequence TTGCGGTTTGCTTATCGCCTGTGGAGTTTTACAATCGACCCGCGCAACTTGGTTTTCATTGATGAAACGGGCATCCATCTGGCAATGACTCGTTTGTCTGGTCGTGCCCCCATCGGTGAACGCTTGTATGACACTGAGGCTCCTGGCGATGGGGGCAAGAATATCTCGTTGATTGGTGGCATGAGTATTGATGGGTTGATTGCTAGCATGAGTATTGTTGGCAGTGTCAATACTGACGTGTTCTTGTTCTACATCCAGGAGATTCTGATTCCGCAATTGTGGGTAGGGGCGATCGTGCTGATGGATAATCTACCCGTGCATCATGCTTCAGTCGTGCAAGCGGCAATTGAATCGGTTGGAGCCAAGGTTGTGTTTCTGCCGCCTTATTCCCCAGACCTTTCACCGATTGAACTATGTTGGTCAAAACTCAAGCAGCTCCTGCGTTCAGCCAAGGCTCGAACGCAGGAAGCGCTCGACCAAGCTTTAACCAGGATTATCAACGAGTGTATTTCTGCTGACGATGCCCTTGGCTGGTTCAATCACTGTGGCTTATTCATCTGA
- a CDS encoding helix-turn-helix domain-containing protein: MPAPLSVDLRQRIMAAYEAQEGSQRQLAERFKVSLSFIRDLRRHYCETGTVEPKAHGGGAIAKLGKEQLPIVEALVTAQPDALLKELCERFAQQSGVEVSISTMQQAVSKLKLSVKKKH, translated from the coding sequence ATGCCCGCCCCTCTGTCAGTTGATCTACGGCAACGAATCATGGCAGCCTATGAAGCTCAAGAAGGATCACAACGGCAACTGGCAGAGCGCTTCAAGGTGAGCTTATCGTTCATTCGAGATCTAAGGCGACACTATTGTGAGACAGGCACCGTGGAGCCTAAAGCGCACGGAGGAGGAGCCATTGCCAAGTTGGGCAAAGAGCAGTTGCCCATCGTTGAAGCCCTAGTCACGGCTCAACCGGATGCCCTACTCAAGGAGTTGTGTGAACGCTTTGCCCAACAAAGTGGAGTGGAGGTGAGTATATCAACCATGCAACAGGCTGTGTCTAAGCTCAAGCTCAGCGTCAAAAAAAAACACTGA
- a CDS encoding prenyltransferase/squalene oxidase repeat-containing protein — protein MAIPLIPDHLAKALKYLMSKQRQNGGFCAYKMEYLEEPNSRDTFFAVASFQLLEAAIPDRDRVYVSDGSGRICPDALSLTGY, from the coding sequence ATGGCAATTCCACTCATCCCAGATCATTTAGCTAAAGCTTTGAAATATCTGATGAGTAAGCAACGCCAAAATGGGGGGTTCTGTGCTTACAAAATGGAATATTTGGAAGAGCCTAACTCTAGAGATACGTTTTTTGCAGTAGCATCCTTTCAACTGTTGGAAGCTGCCATTCCCGATCGCGATCGGGTCTATGTGTCAGATGGATCGGGGAGGATTTGCCCGGATGCCCTTAGCCTTACCGGATATTGA
- a CDS encoding IS1 family transposase (programmed frameshift) codes for MVLEPIHCPVCDGIEVIKHGTTPDGKQRYFCQNSGCHRRTFILQYTYQGYLPEVKQQISDMAMNGSGIRDTARVLHISPTTVIEELKKDRQLKAVNELKLAELEPAQSIVKLCQGEDTEAEADEMWSFVQSKAQQRWLWHAIDHHSGKILAYVLATHQDEAFLQLKALLEPFGIMQFYTDGWGTYERQLDPSLHTVGKQNTQKIERKHLTLRTRLKRLARKTICFSKSILMHDIVIGLFINRYEFGFAI; via the exons ATGGTATTAGAACCAATTCACTGCCCTGTGTGTGATGGGATTGAGGTGATCAAACACGGCACAACACCAGACGGCAAACAGCGCTACTTTTGTCAAAACTCAGGATGCCATCGGCGCACCTTTATTTTGCAATACACCTATCAAGGGTATCTGCCTGAAGTCAAGCAACAAATCAGCGATATGGCAATGAATGGGAGTGGGATTCGAGACACTGCCCGTGTCCTTCACATTAGTCCAACGACGGTGATTGAGGAATTA AAAAAAGATCGTCAACTCAAAGCCGTGAATGAACTCAAACTGGCTGAGTTGGAACCCGCTCAAAGCATCGTAAAGCTTTGCCAGGGGGAAGATACAGAGGCAGAAGCCGATGAAATGTGGAGTTTTGTCCAGTCTAAAGCCCAGCAACGTTGGTTATGGCATGCAATTGACCATCACAGTGGAAAAATATTAGCTTATGTGTTGGCGACGCATCAAGATGAAGCATTCCTCCAACTCAAAGCGTTATTAGAACCGTTTGGAATTATGCAGTTTTACACAGATGGTTGGGGAACCTATGAGCGGCAGCTTGACCCAAGTCTTCATACCGTTGGCAAACAGAACACGCAGAAGATTGAGCGTAAGCATTTGACTTTACGCACGCGCTTGAAGCGATTAGCTCGCAAAACTATTTGCTTTTCTAAGTCCATTCTGATGCATGACATTGTGATTGGGCTATTTATTAACCGTTATGAGTTTGGTTTTGCTATCTAA
- a CDS encoding DUF190 domain-containing protein, with protein sequence MTDFERLTIYVGESDQWQGKPVHLALVEEARRHGLVGATVVRGMTGYGKHNQERIKFLGIIELSSDLPMVVTLIDRTDKIEQFLPLVQEMVAGGIVVRDTVNVVHHAPIE encoded by the coding sequence ATGACAGACTTTGAGCGATTAACGATTTATGTCGGCGAATCGGATCAGTGGCAGGGCAAACCTGTCCACCTGGCACTGGTGGAAGAAGCTCGCCGCCACGGATTAGTAGGAGCCACCGTTGTGCGCGGTATGACCGGGTATGGCAAACATAACCAGGAGCGCATTAAGTTTTTGGGGATTATTGAGCTTTCCTCTGATTTACCAATGGTCGTTACTCTGATTGATCGAACTGACAAGATTGAACAATTTTTACCGCTTGTCCAGGAGATGGTAGCCGGGGGAATTGTGGTACGCGATACCGTCAATGTTGTTCACCATGCACCCATTGAATAG